A stretch of bacterium DNA encodes these proteins:
- the ilvB gene encoding biosynthetic-type acetolactate synthase large subunit — translation MTGAQMILHALEQEGVTAAFGFPGGMIIDVFDKLYDSPIPFYLTRHEQGAAHAADGFARASGQVGVCMATSGPGATNLVTGLATAYMDSIPLVAITGQVPSHLIGNDAFQESDMLGISRSITKHNYLVKNVDELPAILKSAFYIARTGRPGPVLVDVPKDIQQASTEAPYPKEASVRGYRPTVKGHPQQIQKAASLISKANRPVVFAGGGVISSDAADALGALAHKIQAPVTTSFMGLGAFPETDALALKMLGMHGTAYANYAIQESDLLIAVGVRFDDRVTGDVSKFAPKARIIHIDIDPTTIHKNVQVAVPVVGDVKSVLLDLVDELTPKNHDAWLRQINDWKAAHPLAYRQNGSILPQVVIETIAEITNHEAIIATEVGQHQMWTAQFYNFTKPRRFISSGGLGTMGFGFPAAIGAQVAHPDAMVIDIAGDGSIQMNIQELATVAAYRLPVKIVILNNQSLGMVRQWQAIFYHRRFSNICLRKNIDCPAHCDGMEDCNIPYVPDYAKLAEAYGIPGYFADRPEQVRPTLEKALKTPGPAVVEFRIDKEENVFPMVPSGKALDQMLRGIA, via the coding sequence ATGACCGGTGCACAAATGATCCTGCATGCCCTGGAGCAGGAGGGCGTGACCGCCGCTTTCGGATTTCCCGGCGGCATGATCATCGATGTTTTCGACAAACTGTATGACTCTCCCATTCCTTTTTACCTGACTCGTCATGAACAGGGAGCGGCGCATGCGGCGGATGGTTTTGCCCGTGCTTCCGGCCAGGTGGGCGTCTGCATGGCCACCTCCGGGCCGGGTGCCACCAACCTGGTGACCGGGTTGGCCACGGCCTACATGGATTCGATCCCTCTGGTGGCCATCACCGGCCAGGTGCCCAGCCATTTGATCGGCAATGACGCGTTCCAGGAATCGGATATGCTCGGCATCAGCCGCTCCATCACCAAACACAACTATCTGGTCAAGAATGTCGACGAACTTCCGGCGATTTTGAAATCCGCATTTTATATCGCCCGGACCGGTCGACCGGGGCCGGTGCTGGTGGATGTGCCCAAAGATATCCAGCAGGCTTCCACCGAGGCGCCCTATCCCAAGGAGGCGAGCGTGCGCGGCTATCGGCCCACGGTCAAGGGGCATCCACAACAGATTCAAAAGGCCGCCTCGTTGATCTCCAAAGCGAACCGGCCGGTCGTCTTCGCCGGCGGCGGGGTCATCTCCAGCGATGCGGCCGATGCGCTGGGCGCTCTGGCGCACAAGATCCAGGCGCCGGTCACCACGTCGTTCATGGGTCTGGGCGCTTTTCCTGAGACCGATGCGCTGGCCTTGAAAATGCTCGGCATGCATGGTACGGCCTACGCGAACTATGCGATTCAGGAATCGGATCTGCTCATCGCCGTGGGCGTTCGTTTCGATGACCGGGTCACCGGCGATGTGAGCAAATTTGCGCCCAAAGCCCGAATCATCCACATCGACATCGATCCCACCACCATCCACAAAAACGTTCAGGTGGCGGTGCCGGTGGTCGGCGATGTAAAGTCGGTCTTGCTGGATCTTGTGGATGAGCTAACGCCCAAGAACCATGACGCCTGGCTGCGTCAGATCAACGACTGGAAAGCGGCCCATCCGCTCGCCTATCGACAAAACGGATCGATCCTGCCGCAGGTGGTCATCGAAACCATTGCCGAAATCACAAACCACGAGGCCATCATCGCCACCGAGGTGGGCCAGCACCAGATGTGGACCGCCCAGTTTTACAATTTTACCAAGCCGCGCCGTTTTATCTCCTCCGGAGGCCTGGGCACCATGGGATTCGGTTTTCCGGCCGCCATCGGCGCGCAGGTCGCTCATCCGGACGCCATGGTCATCGACATCGCGGGAGACGGCAGCATTCAGATGAACATTCAGGAACTGGCGACCGTGGCCGCCTATCGTCTGCCGGTCAAAATCGTCATACTCAACAATCAATCGCTCGGCATGGTGCGTCAATGGCAGGCGATTTTTTATCACCGTCGTTTTTCCAACATCTGTTTGCGCAAAAACATCGATTGTCCGGCGCACTGCGACGGCATGGAGGACTGCAATATTCCCTATGTGCCCGATTACGCCAAACTAGCCGAGGCCTACGGCATCCCCGGTTATTTCGCCGACCGGCCTGAACAGGTCCGGCCGACACTGGAGAAGGCGCTAAAGACGCCGGGCCCCGCGGTGGTGGAATTCCGCATCGACAAGGAAGAAAACGTGTTTCCCATGGTGCCGTCTGGAAAAGCTTTGGATCAAATGCTGCGAGGGATCGCCTAA
- a CDS encoding dihydroxy-acid dehydratase: MLSDSIKKGIERAPHRSLLRATGVKEEDFAKPFIGVCNSYLDLIPGHVHLQEFGRKVKQAIREAGGVPFEFNTIGVDDGIAMGHIGMRYSLPSRELIADCVETVAAAHCLDGMVCIPNCDKIVPGMLMAAARLNIPTVFLSGGPMAAGRKADGEAIDLITVFEALGRRQSGKIS; this comes from the coding sequence ATGTTATCAGACTCTATTAAAAAAGGTATTGAACGAGCCCCTCATCGCAGCCTGTTGCGCGCCACCGGCGTGAAGGAGGAAGATTTTGCCAAACCCTTCATCGGTGTTTGCAACTCTTACCTCGATCTGATTCCAGGACATGTCCATCTGCAGGAGTTCGGCCGCAAGGTAAAACAGGCGATCCGGGAGGCTGGAGGCGTGCCTTTTGAATTCAACACCATTGGTGTGGACGACGGCATCGCCATGGGCCATATCGGCATGCGCTACAGCCTGCCCTCCCGTGAACTGATCGCCGATTGCGTCGAGACCGTGGCCGCAGCTCATTGCCTCGACGGAATGGTTTGCATTCCCAATTGCGATAAGATCGTACCCGGCATGCTGATGGCCGCGGCGCGGCTGAACATCCCTACGGTCTTTCTTTCCGGAGGCCCCATGGCGGCAGGCCGTAAAGCCGATGGTGAGGCGATCGATTTAATCACCGTGTTCGAGGCCTTGGGCAGACGTCAGTCCGGAAAGATCAGCG
- a CDS encoding ACT domain-containing protein, which yields MRHIISLEVENQSGVLARIAGLFSARGFNIDCLSAAWTE from the coding sequence ATGCGACATATTATCAGTTTGGAAGTCGAAAATCAGAGCGGCGTTCTGGCGCGGATCGCCGGATTATTCAGCGCCCGCGGTTTCAACATCGATTGTTTGAGCGCCGCCTGGACCGAGGA